GGCCTTGAGTTGGGGGCAAATCCCTAGAGCATGTTATGGACTTTTCCTTCGCGTGGCGCTGAACTTAGGGGATGGCAAGGAAGCCTTACCCCAGCGACGTCTCGGATGAAGAGTGGGATTTTGTGGTCGCATACCTCACGCTGATGACCCACGATGCTCCGCAGCG
This genomic window from Tepidisphaeraceae bacterium contains:
- a CDS encoding IS5/IS1182 family transposase, producing the protein MARKPYPSDVSDEEWDFVVAYLTLMTHDAPQR